The Nocardioides sp. S5 genome includes a window with the following:
- a CDS encoding DUF4870 domain-containing protein: MSDQYPQYPQQPHDPQVPGQPDGYGQPTGYGQQPPQQAYRTPPATMSPQDERTWGAISHAGAVVAMICSAGFLGFIASIAVYVIHKDRGPFVRAHAANSINIQISMFIWLVVATVVYVVLGVLTLGIGFLVLLPIFLVPLVVAGVLHVIGAVKAYNGEWWNPPLTPAFVK; the protein is encoded by the coding sequence ATGTCAGACCAGTACCCGCAGTACCCCCAGCAGCCCCACGACCCGCAGGTCCCGGGCCAGCCGGACGGCTACGGCCAGCCCACCGGCTACGGCCAGCAGCCGCCGCAGCAGGCCTACCGCACGCCGCCGGCCACGATGTCGCCGCAGGACGAGCGCACGTGGGGGGCGATCAGCCACGCCGGAGCCGTCGTCGCGATGATCTGCTCGGCCGGCTTCCTGGGCTTCATCGCCTCGATCGCCGTCTACGTGATCCACAAGGACCGCGGACCGTTCGTGCGAGCGCACGCCGCCAACTCGATCAACATCCAGATCTCGATGTTCATCTGGCTCGTCGTCGCCACCGTCGTCTACGTGGTCCTCGGGGTCCTCACGCTGGGCATCGGCTTCCTGGTCCTGCTCCCGATCTTCCTGGTGCCGCTCGTAGTCGCCGGCGTCCTGCACGTGATCGGTGCGGTGAAGGCCTACAACGGCGAATGGTGGAACCCGCCGCTCACCCCGGCCTTCGTGAAGTGA
- a CDS encoding helix-turn-helix domain-containing protein, translated as MVDETEAESDGQAVARLRATAHPVRLRIMSLLTAQAMSAAEVARELELTHANASYHLRVLHDIGELVVESEEKIRGGTAKRYRYDASRELADRTSGIDDRVAYARANAVEVERRLRDAAKGAASSSDLEAWVPVEVWHRALDLLHEASHLLHAEARPAGTPDTVHVSATTNAFTMTGGLDGEAVRWIPAREQR; from the coding sequence ATGGTGGACGAGACCGAGGCCGAAAGCGACGGGCAGGCAGTGGCCCGGCTGCGCGCGACCGCGCACCCGGTGCGCCTGCGCATCATGTCGCTGCTGACCGCGCAGGCGATGAGCGCCGCGGAGGTCGCCCGTGAGCTCGAGCTGACGCACGCCAACGCGTCGTACCACCTGCGGGTGCTCCACGACATCGGCGAGCTGGTGGTCGAGAGCGAGGAGAAGATCCGCGGCGGGACGGCCAAGCGCTACCGCTACGACGCGTCCCGCGAGCTCGCCGACCGCACCAGCGGCATCGACGACCGGGTCGCCTACGCACGCGCCAACGCCGTCGAGGTCGAGCGCCGGCTGCGCGACGCGGCGAAGGGCGCCGCCTCTTCCAGCGACCTGGAGGCCTGGGTCCCCGTGGAGGTCTGGCACCGCGCCCTCGACCTGCTCCACGAGGCGTCGCACCTGCTGCACGCCGAGGCCCGACCCGCGGGTACGCCGGACACCGTCCACGTCAGCGCCACCACCAACGCGTTCACCATGACCGGTGGTCTCGACGGTGAGGCCGTGCGGTGGATCCCGGCGAGGGAGCAGCGATGA
- a CDS encoding MFS transporter codes for MTWTAALAPLRNRDFAWYFASRFVNTLGNMMASIALAFAVLDITDSPAALGQVLAAHTIPMIALLLYGGVIADRFPRTLVLQFSNLASAVSQGAIALLVLAGEAEIWMLVVLSVVHGAVSGVGFPAMASVLPQLVPREDLQPANALVSLTRNGMMVLGPTIGALLVVTVGSGWALAVDATTWLLAALLLVPVRLPARQPRAETPDTLRELREGWSFFWATPWLWIVVVGFGVLNAIHAGAWFTLGPAVADDTIGRQAWGVVLSAEAAGLLLTTVVLLRVRLERPLLLGMLGVAMMAPPMLLLGVSPTLVGLVTTAFLAGAGTEIFGMGWNLAMQENIEDGMLSRAYSYDALGSFVAMPVGQLAYGPLALAFGFRPVLVASAVAYVAVVALVLCSRSVRTLTRAPVTPEAAVTTTTS; via the coding sequence ATGACCTGGACGGCCGCGCTCGCGCCCCTGCGCAACCGCGACTTCGCGTGGTACTTCGCCTCGCGGTTCGTGAACACCCTCGGCAACATGATGGCCAGCATCGCGCTCGCATTCGCCGTGCTCGACATCACCGACTCCCCCGCCGCGCTCGGCCAGGTGCTGGCCGCCCACACGATCCCGATGATCGCGCTACTGCTCTACGGGGGCGTGATCGCCGACCGGTTCCCGCGCACCCTGGTGCTGCAGTTCTCCAACCTCGCCTCCGCGGTCAGCCAGGGCGCCATCGCCCTGCTGGTGCTGGCGGGAGAGGCCGAGATCTGGATGCTCGTGGTGCTCTCGGTCGTCCACGGCGCCGTGTCCGGCGTCGGGTTCCCCGCGATGGCCAGCGTGCTGCCCCAGCTGGTGCCTCGTGAAGACCTCCAGCCGGCCAACGCCCTGGTCTCCCTGACGCGCAACGGCATGATGGTGCTCGGGCCGACGATCGGCGCGCTCCTGGTCGTGACGGTCGGCTCGGGCTGGGCCCTCGCCGTCGACGCGACCACCTGGTTGCTCGCCGCGCTGCTGCTCGTCCCCGTACGCCTGCCCGCCAGGCAGCCCCGGGCGGAGACGCCCGACACGCTGCGCGAGCTGCGCGAGGGTTGGTCGTTCTTCTGGGCGACCCCGTGGCTGTGGATCGTCGTCGTCGGCTTCGGCGTGCTCAACGCGATCCACGCCGGCGCCTGGTTCACGCTGGGGCCGGCGGTCGCCGACGACACCATCGGCCGCCAGGCCTGGGGCGTCGTGCTGTCGGCGGAGGCCGCGGGCCTGCTCCTCACCACGGTCGTCCTGCTGCGCGTACGCCTGGAGCGACCGCTGCTGCTCGGCATGCTCGGCGTGGCGATGATGGCGCCGCCGATGCTCCTGCTCGGCGTGTCCCCCACCCTCGTCGGCCTCGTCACCACCGCCTTCCTCGCCGGCGCCGGGACCGAGATCTTCGGCATGGGGTGGAACCTGGCGATGCAGGAGAACATCGAGGACGGCATGCTCTCGCGCGCCTACTCCTACGACGCCCTCGGCTCGTTCGTCGCCATGCCGGTCGGCCAGCTCGCCTACGGCCCGCTCGCCCTGGCCTTCGGCTTCCGGCCGGTGCTGGTCGCCTCGGCGGTGGCGTACGTCGCGGTCGTCGCGCTGGTGCTGTGCTCCCGCTCGGTGCGCACGCTGACCCGGGCACCGGTGACCCCGGAGGCTGCGGTGACGACCACCACGTCCTAG
- the nadD gene encoding nicotinate-nucleotide adenylyltransferase, whose amino-acid sequence MTVPAPGRRVGVMGGTFDPIHHGHLVAASEVQAWFDLDEVLFVPTGDPWQKSDRDVTEAEHRYLMTVVATAANPRFNVSRVDIDRDGPTYTIDTLRDLKAEMPDAELFFITGADALADIFTWRDADELFELANFVGCTRPGYDMERETLDKIPSDKVTIVEIPALAISSTDCRERTRRGEPVWYLVPDGVVQYISKHDLYAPTSRTTHSKDSA is encoded by the coding sequence GTGACGGTCCCGGCGCCCGGCCGACGCGTCGGCGTGATGGGCGGCACCTTCGACCCCATCCACCACGGCCACCTCGTCGCGGCCTCCGAGGTCCAGGCGTGGTTCGACCTCGACGAGGTCCTCTTCGTGCCCACGGGCGACCCGTGGCAGAAGAGCGACCGTGACGTCACCGAGGCCGAGCACCGCTACCTCATGACGGTGGTCGCGACGGCGGCCAACCCGCGCTTCAACGTCTCGCGCGTCGATATCGACCGTGACGGTCCGACGTACACGATCGACACGCTGCGCGACCTGAAGGCCGAGATGCCCGACGCGGAGCTGTTCTTCATCACCGGCGCGGACGCCCTGGCCGACATCTTCACCTGGCGCGACGCCGACGAGCTGTTCGAGCTCGCCAACTTCGTCGGGTGCACCCGCCCCGGCTACGACATGGAGCGGGAGACGCTCGACAAGATCCCCTCAGACAAGGTCACGATCGTCGAGATCCCCGCGCTGGCGATCTCCTCGACCGACTGCCGCGAGCGCACCCGCCGCGGCGAGCCCGTCTGGTACCTCGTGCCCGACGGCGTCGTGCAGTACATCTCCAAGCACGACCTCTACGCGCCCACCTCCCGCACCACCCACAGCAAGGACTCCGCATGA
- a CDS encoding DUF4112 domain-containing protein: protein MSERAREVDVTSSRRLARIMDDAVTVPGTQIGVGLDAVIGLVPGIGDALGSALSSIIVRDAVRARVPMVVLARMGLNLVLDALLGLVPGVGDLLDVAHRANRKNLRLLLREVEREPLREPPTPAYVVGAVALMAVPIVAGLAVTVLGIWLLWRLVT from the coding sequence GTGAGCGAGCGCGCCCGCGAGGTCGACGTGACCTCGAGCCGGAGGCTCGCGCGGATCATGGACGACGCGGTGACCGTGCCCGGCACGCAGATCGGCGTCGGCCTCGACGCGGTCATCGGGCTGGTGCCCGGCATCGGCGACGCGCTCGGCAGCGCGCTGTCCAGCATCATCGTGCGCGACGCGGTGCGCGCCCGCGTGCCGATGGTGGTGCTCGCCCGGATGGGGCTCAACCTCGTCCTCGACGCCCTGCTCGGCCTGGTGCCGGGCGTCGGCGACCTGCTCGACGTCGCCCACCGCGCCAACCGCAAGAACCTCCGGCTGCTGCTCCGTGAGGTCGAGCGCGAGCCGCTGCGCGAGCCGCCGACGCCGGCGTACGTGGTCGGCGCGGTGGCCCTGATGGCGGTCCCGATCGTCGCCGGACTGGCCGTGACGGTGCTCGGGATCTGGCTCCTGTGGCGGCTGGTCACCTGA
- a CDS encoding glutamate-5-semialdehyde dehydrogenase, with the protein MSSEEDVREVAARARAASHELATATRAVKDAALHAMADALHDAAPEVLAANAEDVARAEAAGTPANIVDRLRLDDERLAAMAQGLRDVAGLPDPVGEVLRGSTLANGLELRQVRVPFGVVGMIYEARPNVTADAAGICLKAGNAVLLRGSSSARSSNAAIVAAMRGALAGSGLPEDVVQLVPGETHDSVKALMRARGLVDVLVPRGGAGLIRSVVEESTVPVIETGVGNCHVYVDASADLEQALAIVLNAKTQRTSVCNAAESLLVHEDVADEFLPIVVEALQAAGVLVHGDPAFAEYDDVVPVTDEDHAAEFLGLEISAAVVSDVEGAIEHIRRFSSGHTEAILARDQATIRRFVAAVDSAAVVVNASTRFTDGGEFGFGAEIGISTQKLHARGPMGLPEMTSSKYVVVGDGHVR; encoded by the coding sequence ATGAGCAGCGAGGAGGACGTGCGGGAGGTCGCCGCACGCGCACGGGCCGCCAGCCATGAGCTCGCCACCGCCACCCGCGCGGTGAAGGACGCCGCGCTGCACGCGATGGCCGACGCGCTGCACGACGCGGCGCCAGAGGTGCTCGCCGCCAACGCCGAGGACGTGGCGCGCGCCGAGGCGGCCGGCACCCCCGCCAACATCGTGGACCGGCTGCGCCTCGACGACGAGCGCCTCGCGGCGATGGCGCAGGGGCTGCGCGACGTCGCGGGCCTTCCCGACCCAGTCGGCGAGGTGCTGCGCGGCAGCACGCTGGCCAACGGCCTCGAGCTGCGGCAGGTGCGGGTGCCGTTCGGCGTGGTCGGGATGATCTACGAGGCCCGCCCCAACGTCACCGCCGACGCCGCCGGCATCTGCCTCAAGGCCGGCAACGCGGTGCTCCTGCGCGGCTCCTCGAGCGCCCGCTCGAGCAACGCCGCGATCGTCGCCGCGATGCGCGGCGCGCTGGCCGGCAGCGGCCTGCCGGAGGACGTCGTACAGCTCGTTCCCGGGGAGACGCACGACAGCGTCAAGGCGCTGATGCGCGCCCGGGGGCTCGTGGACGTGCTCGTCCCGCGCGGCGGCGCCGGCCTGATCCGCAGCGTCGTGGAGGAGTCGACGGTGCCGGTCATCGAGACCGGAGTGGGTAACTGCCACGTCTACGTCGACGCCTCGGCCGACCTCGAGCAGGCGCTCGCGATCGTGCTCAACGCCAAGACCCAGCGCACCAGCGTGTGCAACGCCGCCGAGTCCCTGCTGGTGCACGAGGACGTCGCCGACGAGTTCCTGCCGATCGTGGTGGAGGCGCTCCAGGCGGCCGGGGTGCTCGTGCACGGCGACCCCGCCTTCGCCGAGTACGACGACGTCGTGCCGGTGACCGACGAGGACCATGCGGCCGAGTTCCTCGGCCTCGAGATCTCCGCGGCCGTGGTGAGCGACGTGGAGGGTGCGATCGAGCACATCCGTCGCTTCTCGTCGGGGCACACCGAGGCCATCCTGGCGCGCGACCAGGCCACCATCCGCCGCTTCGTCGCTGCCGTCGACTCCGCCGCGGTCGTGGTCAACGCCTCGACCCGCTTCACCGACGGCGGCGAGTTCGGCTTCGGTGCGGAGATCGGCATCTCCACCCAGAAGCTGCACGCGCGGGGCCCGATGGGACTGCCGGAGATGACGTCCAGCAAGTACGTAGTGGTCGGGGACGGGCACGTGCGCTGA
- the rsfS gene encoding ribosome silencing factor, translating to MTATDHALELVAIAAQAAHDKKADQVLAFDVSEQLAITDAFVIASAGNERAVGAIVDEVEEKLREAGIKPIRREGHKEGRWVLLDYGEIVVHVQHEEERMFYALERLWSDCPVIPLTLT from the coding sequence ATGACAGCCACCGACCACGCCCTCGAGCTCGTCGCCATCGCCGCCCAGGCCGCGCACGACAAGAAGGCCGACCAGGTGCTGGCCTTCGACGTGAGCGAGCAGCTCGCCATCACCGACGCGTTCGTCATCGCCAGCGCCGGCAACGAGCGCGCCGTCGGTGCCATCGTCGACGAGGTCGAGGAAAAGCTCCGCGAGGCGGGCATCAAGCCGATCCGCCGCGAGGGCCACAAGGAGGGCCGCTGGGTCCTGCTCGACTACGGCGAGATCGTCGTGCACGTCCAGCACGAGGAGGAGCGGATGTTCTACGCCCTCGAGCGCCTGTGGAGCGACTGCCCGGTGATCCCGCTGACCCTGACGTGA
- a CDS encoding VOC family protein gives MGARFDHLVVAVDALDEAAARWRAAGLGAERGGAHPVGTVNVLVRGPQAAYVELIAAGSEESNPWLDRVRPARGPISWAVAVDDVDAAREALHVAGFEPGPVRDGSRTTPAGEVVAWRMCDVGPGPYDGSLPFLIQWTSPMGPGPANGPVLEHVALTPPDPERVADLLLALGLEPSRHWPRRVFADAADVRITLQPSGEPAGRSAWSMSWEQDDEPVATLTLRTASGGLSHLTLDGVAVLTWPDRRCLAASVLQPSAGAASAVDRAQSWVEAVVAAGLGTAREVDVVWAGDGFAIDVVRSVRLDGPDGTQPVTVVTGTHPLDGHGVAVVGVGDPVEVLERQPTIGEPSVAEQVSSIDDAFAHALSGGVYAVRDGDRSVVRHFNGRSGSGRFAEGEQERWLDDAAAGRRTDGVVRGEPWV, from the coding sequence GTGGGCGCTCGGTTCGACCACCTCGTCGTCGCCGTCGACGCCCTCGACGAGGCGGCCGCCCGCTGGCGTGCAGCCGGACTCGGGGCCGAGCGCGGGGGAGCGCACCCCGTCGGCACGGTGAACGTGCTCGTGCGCGGCCCGCAGGCGGCGTACGTCGAGCTGATCGCCGCTGGCTCCGAGGAGTCCAACCCGTGGCTGGACCGCGTGCGCCCGGCCCGCGGACCGATCTCGTGGGCGGTGGCGGTCGACGACGTCGACGCAGCCCGCGAGGCGCTCCACGTTGCGGGGTTCGAGCCCGGTCCGGTCCGCGACGGGTCGCGCACGACACCTGCCGGCGAGGTGGTGGCCTGGCGGATGTGCGACGTCGGTCCGGGGCCGTACGACGGCTCGCTGCCCTTCCTGATCCAGTGGACGTCGCCCATGGGTCCCGGGCCGGCCAACGGTCCCGTCCTCGAGCACGTCGCCCTGACACCACCGGACCCCGAGCGGGTGGCCGATCTCCTGCTGGCACTCGGCCTCGAGCCGAGCAGGCACTGGCCGCGGCGGGTCTTCGCCGATGCCGCGGACGTGCGGATCACCCTCCAGCCGTCCGGCGAGCCGGCTGGACGTAGCGCCTGGTCGATGTCCTGGGAGCAGGACGACGAGCCGGTCGCGACGCTCACCCTGCGGACCGCATCCGGTGGCCTCTCCCACCTCACCCTCGACGGTGTCGCGGTCCTCACCTGGCCCGATCGCCGGTGCCTGGCTGCCTCGGTCCTGCAACCCTCGGCCGGTGCGGCGTCGGCCGTCGACCGCGCGCAGTCCTGGGTCGAGGCCGTCGTCGCCGCGGGCCTCGGCACCGCGCGGGAGGTGGACGTCGTCTGGGCCGGCGACGGGTTCGCGATCGACGTCGTCAGGTCGGTGCGGCTCGACGGACCGGACGGGACGCAGCCCGTCACCGTCGTCACGGGGACGCACCCGCTCGATGGCCACGGCGTCGCCGTGGTCGGCGTCGGCGACCCCGTCGAGGTGCTGGAGCGACAGCCGACGATCGGGGAACCGTCCGTCGCCGAGCAGGTCTCCAGCATCGATGACGCGTTCGCGCACGCCCTCAGCGGAGGCGTGTACGCCGTCCGCGACGGCGACCGGTCGGTGGTGCGGCACTTCAACGGGCGGTCGGGCAGCGGGCGCTTCGCCGAGGGCGAGCAGGAGCGCTGGCTGGACGACGCAGCCGCGGGACGGCGTACGGACGGCGTGGTCCGCGGGGAGCCCTGGGTCTAG
- a CDS encoding ankyrin repeat domain-containing protein, which yields MSHGDYKAFFAAACAGDVDLVEHHLDAGVDIDFVHPELQSTALVAAIEEGRADVALLLLDRGASPTLRSPLEGMTPLEAARAAGLDRVVDRLG from the coding sequence ATGTCCCACGGGGACTACAAGGCGTTCTTCGCCGCGGCCTGCGCGGGGGACGTCGACCTCGTCGAGCACCACCTCGACGCCGGCGTCGACATCGACTTCGTGCACCCCGAGCTGCAGTCGACGGCGCTGGTGGCCGCGATCGAGGAGGGCCGCGCCGACGTGGCGCTGCTCCTGCTCGACCGCGGCGCCTCGCCCACCCTGCGCTCGCCGCTGGAGGGGATGACGCCGCTGGAAGCCGCTCGCGCCGCCGGGCTCGACCGGGTCGTGGACCGGCTGGGCTAG
- a CDS encoding histidine phosphatase family protein, protein MRRLVLLRHGRTEWNDSGRAQGHADVPLDEVGAAQAKAVAPVLASLRPVAVWSSDLARAAGTAAAVAAECGLEPVLDPRLREFDVGPNRQGLTAEQYASAHPEEYAALLAGDLDAIPGRETRDDVLQRFLPALGTYADSLGEGETGLVVSHGAALRVAVPAFLGWEGDPGESLGVLANCGWVVLEHSASTWTGGVERWRLTAWNRVVTP, encoded by the coding sequence GTGAGGCGCCTGGTCCTCCTGCGCCACGGCCGCACGGAGTGGAACGACTCCGGACGAGCCCAGGGCCACGCGGACGTCCCGCTCGACGAGGTCGGTGCCGCCCAGGCCAAGGCCGTCGCCCCGGTCCTCGCCTCGCTGCGGCCCGTCGCGGTGTGGTCCTCCGACCTCGCCCGCGCGGCCGGGACGGCGGCCGCCGTGGCCGCCGAGTGCGGGCTCGAGCCGGTGCTCGACCCGCGGTTGCGCGAGTTCGACGTCGGCCCGAACCGGCAGGGCCTGACCGCGGAGCAGTACGCCTCCGCCCACCCCGAGGAGTACGCCGCGCTGCTGGCCGGCGACCTCGACGCGATCCCCGGACGCGAGACCCGCGACGACGTGCTGCAGCGTTTCCTGCCGGCGCTCGGGACGTACGCCGACTCGCTGGGCGAGGGGGAGACCGGACTGGTCGTCTCCCACGGAGCCGCCCTGCGCGTCGCCGTGCCGGCCTTCCTGGGCTGGGAGGGCGACCCGGGCGAGAGCCTCGGGGTGCTGGCCAACTGCGGGTGGGTGGTCCTCGAGCACTCGGCGTCCACCTGGACCGGCGGGGTCGAGCGGTGGCGGCTGACGGCCTGGAACCGCGTGGTCACCCCGTGA
- a CDS encoding glucose 1-dehydrogenase, giving the protein MGVMEMFRLDGKVVIVTGASSGLGVAFAHCFAEAGADVVLGARRVEKLERVAESVRSTGRRVHTVATDVADPEQCQRLVDEAMAKYGRVDVLVNNAGVGTAVPATRETPEQFRSVIDVNLNGCYWMAQACGRVMEPGSSIINISSILGITTGGLPQAAYSASKAGLGGLTRDLAQQWTGRKGIRVNALAPGFFTSEMTETYPDGYLDLALQRVPAGRKGDPHELAATAVWLASDAAGYVTGQMIPVDGGLTIA; this is encoded by the coding sequence ATGGGAGTCATGGAGATGTTCCGCCTCGACGGCAAGGTCGTCATCGTCACCGGCGCCTCGAGCGGGCTGGGGGTCGCGTTCGCCCACTGCTTCGCCGAGGCCGGCGCCGACGTGGTGCTCGGTGCGCGTCGCGTCGAGAAGCTCGAGCGGGTGGCCGAGTCCGTGCGCTCGACCGGTCGCCGCGTGCACACGGTCGCCACCGACGTGGCCGACCCCGAGCAGTGCCAGCGCCTGGTGGACGAGGCGATGGCGAAGTACGGCCGGGTCGACGTGCTCGTCAACAACGCCGGCGTCGGCACCGCCGTCCCGGCGACCCGCGAGACGCCGGAGCAGTTCCGCTCGGTCATCGACGTCAACCTCAACGGGTGCTACTGGATGGCTCAGGCGTGCGGGCGGGTGATGGAGCCCGGGTCGAGCATCATCAACATCTCCTCGATCCTCGGCATCACCACCGGCGGCCTGCCGCAGGCGGCGTACTCCGCCTCGAAGGCCGGCCTCGGCGGGCTCACCCGCGACCTCGCCCAGCAGTGGACGGGCCGCAAGGGCATCCGGGTCAACGCCCTCGCGCCGGGCTTCTTCACCTCCGAGATGACCGAGACCTACCCCGACGGCTACCTCGACCTCGCGCTTCAGCGGGTCCCCGCCGGCCGCAAGGGCGACCCGCACGAGCTCGCCGCGACCGCCGTGTGGCTGGCGTCGGACGCCGCGGGCTACGTCACCGGTCAGATGATCCCGGTCGACGGCGGCCTGACGATCGCCTGA
- the rocD gene encoding ornithine--oxo-acid transaminase — protein sequence MTATDLSTSTVSERTAAHIATTERYAAHNYHPLPVVLAQGEGAWVVDVDGRRYLDCLAGYSALNFGHSNERLVAVAREQLGRLTLTSRAFFNDRLSTFAESLARLTGKDMVLPMNSGAEAVETAIKVSRKWGYEVKGVPAGQASIVTMEGNFHGRTTTIVSFSDDEVATSGYAPFTSGFRRAAYGDIASVAAAIDGTTVAVLFEPIQGEGGVVMPPEGFLRDLRALCTERNVLMVADEIQSGLARSGRTFACDHEDVVPDIYVMGKALGGGIYPVSAIAADHEVMDVITPGSHGSTFGGNPLAAAIGTEVVAMLEEGTFQARAAEIGTQIEAGFRPLVGRGLVDVRVRGAWAGIDIDPALMTGRQMSEALMARGILAKDTHGSTVRFAPPLVASDDDIALLVNAVTEILTAG from the coding sequence ATGACCGCGACCGACCTCTCCACCAGCACCGTCTCCGAGCGCACGGCCGCTCACATCGCGACCACCGAGCGCTACGCCGCGCACAACTACCACCCCCTCCCGGTGGTGCTCGCGCAGGGCGAGGGCGCGTGGGTCGTCGACGTCGACGGGCGTCGCTACCTCGACTGCCTGGCGGGCTACAGCGCGCTGAACTTCGGTCACTCCAACGAGCGCCTGGTCGCGGTCGCGCGCGAGCAGCTGGGTCGCCTCACGCTGACCAGCCGGGCGTTCTTCAACGACCGGCTGAGCACCTTCGCCGAGTCGCTGGCGCGCCTGACCGGCAAGGACATGGTCCTGCCGATGAACTCCGGCGCCGAGGCCGTCGAGACCGCGATCAAGGTCAGCCGCAAATGGGGCTACGAGGTCAAGGGCGTGCCCGCGGGCCAGGCCTCGATCGTCACCATGGAGGGCAACTTCCACGGCCGCACCACCACGATCGTCAGCTTCTCCGACGACGAGGTCGCCACGTCCGGCTACGCCCCCTTCACCTCCGGCTTCCGCCGCGCGGCCTACGGCGACATCGCCTCGGTCGCCGCGGCCATCGACGGCACCACGGTCGCGGTGCTCTTCGAGCCCATCCAGGGCGAGGGCGGCGTCGTGATGCCGCCCGAGGGCTTCCTGCGCGACCTCCGCGCGCTCTGCACCGAGCGCAACGTGCTGATGGTGGCCGACGAGATCCAGTCCGGCCTCGCGCGCTCGGGCCGCACGTTCGCGTGCGACCACGAGGACGTCGTGCCCGACATCTACGTCATGGGCAAGGCGCTCGGCGGCGGCATCTACCCCGTCTCCGCGATCGCGGCCGACCACGAGGTCATGGACGTCATCACGCCCGGCTCGCACGGCTCGACCTTCGGCGGCAACCCGCTCGCCGCGGCCATCGGCACCGAGGTCGTCGCGATGCTCGAGGAGGGCACCTTCCAGGCCCGTGCCGCCGAGATCGGCACCCAGATCGAGGCCGGCTTCCGCCCGCTCGTCGGTCGCGGCCTCGTCGACGTGCGCGTCCGCGGCGCCTGGGCCGGCATCGACATCGACCCGGCGCTGATGACCGGTCGCCAGATGTCCGAGGCGCTGATGGCCCGCGGCATCCTGGCCAAGGACACCCACGGCTCGACCGTGCGCTTCGCCCCGCCGCTCGTGGCCAGCGACGACGACATCGCGCTGCTCGTCAACGCCGTCACCGAGATCCTCACCGCCGGCTGA